The following proteins are encoded in a genomic region of Prosthecobacter sp.:
- a CDS encoding tubulin beta chain: MREILSIHVGQCGNQIADRFWRLVLREHGLTEAGTLKEGGSATAANANLEVFFHKVRDGKYIPRAILVDLEPGVIARIEGGDMAQLFDESCIIRKIPGAANNWARGYNVEGERIIDQIMNVIDAAVEKTKSLQGFLMTHSIGGGSGSGLGSLILERLRQAYPKKRIFTFSVVPSPLISDSAVEPYNAVLTLQRILDNADAAVLLDNEALFRIAKSKLHRSPNYMDLNHIIALIMSSVTASLRFPGKLNTDLSEYVTNLVPFPGNHFLTASFAPMRGPGQEGQVRINFPDIARETFSQDNFTAAIDWTNGVYLSACALFRGDVKAKEVEENMAAIRKGLNFASYVPTGVKLGVAETAPEGFASSGLALVNHTGIAAVFERLISNFDIMFDNHAYTHWYENNGVTRDMMAHARNTIANLAQSYRDAS; encoded by the coding sequence GTGAGAGAGATTCTGAGCATCCATGTCGGACAATGTGGCAACCAGATTGCCGACCGCTTCTGGCGTCTGGTACTTCGTGAGCATGGCCTGACTGAGGCTGGAACACTGAAAGAAGGCGGCTCTGCTACTGCTGCGAATGCAAACCTGGAGGTCTTCTTCCATAAAGTCCGTGACGGGAAGTACATCCCCCGTGCCATCTTGGTGGACCTCGAACCTGGTGTTATCGCCCGTATCGAAGGCGGCGACATGGCCCAGCTCTTTGATGAAAGCTGCATCATCCGCAAAATACCCGGTGCCGCTAACAACTGGGCACGTGGCTACAATGTCGAAGGCGAGCGCATCATCGACCAGATCATGAACGTGATCGACGCTGCGGTCGAAAAAACCAAGTCTCTGCAGGGCTTCCTCATGACCCATTCCATCGGGGGCGGTTCTGGCTCCGGCTTGGGTTCGCTCATTCTGGAGCGTCTGCGCCAGGCCTATCCGAAGAAGCGTATCTTCACCTTCTCCGTCGTTCCTTCGCCTCTCATCTCTGACTCCGCCGTCGAGCCCTACAATGCGGTGCTCACCCTCCAACGCATTCTCGACAATGCCGACGCCGCCGTGCTGCTCGACAACGAGGCGCTCTTCCGCATTGCCAAGTCCAAGCTGCACCGCAGCCCGAACTACATGGACCTCAACCACATCATCGCTCTCATCATGAGTTCGGTGACCGCGTCGCTGCGTTTCCCTGGCAAGTTGAACACCGATCTGAGTGAATACGTGACCAACCTTGTGCCGTTCCCGGGCAATCATTTCCTCACTGCCTCCTTCGCACCCATGCGTGGGCCAGGCCAGGAAGGACAGGTGCGCATCAATTTCCCTGATATTGCTCGTGAAACTTTCTCTCAGGACAACTTCACTGCCGCCATTGATTGGACCAACGGCGTTTATCTTTCCGCCTGTGCCCTGTTCCGTGGCGATGTGAAGGCCAAGGAAGTGGAGGAAAACATGGCCGCCATCCGCAAAGGCCTCAATTTTGCCAGTTACGTGCCAACCGGGGTCAAGCTCGGTGTGGCCGAGACTGCGCCCGAAGGTTTCGCCTCCAGCGGCCTCGCTCTCGTCAATCACACCGGCATTGCCGCTGTGTTTGAGCGCCTCATCAGCAACTTCGACATCATGTTCGACAACCATGCTTACACGCACTGGTATGAGAACAATGGGGTTACACGCGACATGATGGCGCACGCACGTAACACCATCGCCAATCTTGCCCAATCTTATCGCGACGCCAGCTAA
- a CDS encoding tetratricopeptide repeat protein produces MDTALERQIASASRSVEEARRLAYHDPVRVGALVEQISVLADLRQKEGDFRKAESLYREALFRAQELRRQDPDLLTGIYSLLAHLYDRWGRMDKAAEFYEKALSISVDNGLDDSDKVATIKNNLAMIFKQLRQFEKAEGYYCEALETFQRIDGEQSSRVASVYNNLGVLYYSSMDVDRAQAMHERALAIRQNLNESQMDPADLSQTFINLGAVYKAAGDFQKAEACVDRAKRIRAAMNGYHPNPRRSASLLIDKSL; encoded by the coding sequence GTGGATACTGCTCTGGAGCGTCAAATCGCCTCCGCCTCCCGCAGCGTTGAGGAGGCGCGACGGCTTGCGTATCACGATCCGGTCCGGGTTGGAGCACTGGTGGAACAGATCAGTGTCCTGGCCGATTTGCGGCAGAAGGAGGGTGATTTCCGCAAGGCAGAGTCCCTCTATCGTGAGGCGCTTTTCCGCGCCCAAGAACTGCGCAGACAGGATCCCGACCTGCTCACCGGCATTTATTCGCTCCTGGCACATTTGTATGATCGCTGGGGACGCATGGACAAAGCGGCGGAATTCTACGAAAAAGCGCTTTCCATCAGTGTCGATAACGGCTTGGACGACAGCGACAAGGTTGCCACGATCAAAAACAACCTTGCCATGATCTTCAAGCAGCTCCGTCAGTTCGAAAAGGCGGAGGGCTATTACTGCGAGGCTCTCGAAACCTTCCAGCGTATTGATGGCGAGCAAAGTTCCCGTGTCGCCTCTGTTTACAACAACCTTGGCGTTCTCTACTACAGCAGCATGGATGTGGATCGCGCCCAGGCCATGCACGAGCGGGCGCTGGCCATTCGGCAAAACCTCAACGAAAGCCAGATGGATCCTGCGGATCTGTCCCAGACCTTCATCAACTTGGGGGCGGTGTACAAAGCCGCTGGCGATTTCCAAAAAGCCGAGGCCTGTGTGGATCGCGCCAAACGCATTCGTGCGGCGATGAACGGCTATCATCCCAATCCACGCCGTTCTGCATCCTTGCTGATCGACAAGAGCCTGTGA
- a CDS encoding glycoside hydrolase family 3 N-terminal domain-containing protein — protein MPSSLPLGQLLLMGVPGPELTPETASRLKSLQPGGFILFGRNIQTPQQIRKLIDDLRDLSDIEPFITIDQEGGRVSRLRLIGEEPPNAQALRDKGDPALIKRHGQLTGQILRLFGFNLDLCPVLDISYDDAADNSLKGRTYGRNPQQVIDNAGIFNRAMRAEGILSCGKHFPGYGPAECDPHEFLPVITKSREEMEKSELLPYSALLPELDCVMTCHSNYTAYDPDRGRWPASLSHNIVTKLLRHQYAFDGLAMTDDLDMGAILNEVTFEQAIQEAVRAGNDLVMICHRVEMVELARQHLEGVEEPALHDALVRIEKTKKRLMKPAKFDLDRFAAINRDIWQLRVDTLGEDGAKVLSVEDGKRSPVELY, from the coding sequence ACCGCCTCGCGGCTCAAAAGTCTCCAACCCGGAGGCTTCATTTTGTTTGGTCGCAACATCCAGACCCCTCAGCAAATCCGCAAGCTCATCGATGACCTGCGTGATCTGTCCGATATCGAGCCGTTCATCACCATTGATCAGGAAGGTGGGCGCGTATCGCGACTTCGCCTCATCGGCGAGGAGCCGCCAAATGCCCAGGCGCTGCGCGACAAGGGAGATCCCGCGCTCATCAAACGCCACGGACAGCTCACCGGCCAGATTTTACGGCTGTTCGGTTTCAATCTCGACCTCTGCCCTGTTTTGGACATCTCCTATGATGATGCAGCGGACAATTCTCTCAAAGGCCGCACCTATGGCCGCAATCCGCAGCAGGTGATCGACAACGCCGGCATCTTCAACCGCGCCATGCGTGCGGAGGGCATCCTATCCTGCGGCAAACACTTTCCAGGCTATGGCCCAGCGGAGTGTGATCCGCATGAATTCCTGCCGGTGATCACCAAAAGCCGCGAGGAAATGGAAAAGAGCGAACTGCTCCCCTACTCCGCCCTGCTCCCGGAACTCGACTGCGTGATGACCTGCCACAGCAACTACACCGCCTACGATCCTGATCGAGGCCGCTGGCCCGCCAGCCTGAGCCACAACATCGTGACGAAACTGCTGCGCCATCAATACGCCTTCGACGGCCTTGCAATGACCGACGATCTCGACATGGGGGCCATCTTGAATGAAGTCACCTTTGAGCAGGCCATCCAGGAAGCCGTGCGTGCCGGAAATGATCTCGTGATGATCTGTCACCGCGTTGAAATGGTCGAACTGGCCCGCCAGCATCTCGAAGGCGTCGAAGAACCGGCTCTGCATGATGCCCTCGTGCGGATTGAGAAGACCAAAAAGCGCCTGATGAAACCCGCCAAATTCGATCTCGACCGCTTCGCGGCAATCAATCGTGACATCTGGCAGCTTCGCGTGGATACCCTCGGCGAGGACGGGGCCAAGGTTCTCAGCGTCGAAGACGGCAAACGGTCACCTGTCGAGCTGTATTGA